Within Hydrogenoanaerobacterium saccharovorans, the genomic segment CCGCCCTTTTCTGTCAAAGTTCAAGCAAAAAACTTTTTGCACGGCAGATTAAATTTTTATCGTTTTTAAAAGTGACTGCATTCAGTGCTTCGTCAATATCCAGCCACTTAACTTCGCTGACTTCTTCATCCTGCTTGTGAACCTGATCGTTTTCGGCATAGCCTAAAAAATAAACCACTTGTTTTTTTACATTGGGTTTCGGGTAGTATTCCACACACTCTCGAAAACCGTCCAGCAAATCAATGGTAAGCCCGGTTTCTTCGTTTACTTCGCGCAAAGCGGTTTGTACTTCGTTTTCGCCAGCCTCCACATGCCCTTTGGGGAACGACCAATGCCCGCCGTAACGGTGCTTAATCAGAAGCAATTCGGGCTTTTTATCGTCTTTTTTACGGTACACAAGTGCACCGCATGACTTTTCACGTCTCATTCTGCTTATCCTCCACTTAAACTCGTAGCACAATCAACATCCTGTGCGACACACTGCGCGCACGATACTCTATCTACCTAATATAACACTTTTTTGCTTTTTAGAAAAGCCCTTAGGGCAAAAAATGCATTGTTCAACCGATATTTGATTGACTTTGTTTTTTCTATGGTATAAAATAAAGAATACGGGTTTCATTCGCCGTTATGTGCCTATAGCTCAGTTGGATAGAGCGGTCGCCTCCTAAGCGACAGGCCGTTGGTTCGAATCCAATTAGGCACGCCAACTAAACGCCTCTGCATGCTTTTTGCGTGTGTGAGGCTTTATTTATATGGTATAACCAAAAATGGTACACCTATGTTTGGGAGCGCGTATGATGGCAGAAAAAGAGAAAATGATCAAATTATATTTTGAATCGTGGTTAAAAAAAGATGCCGCTATTTTAGAAAATAT encodes:
- a CDS encoding bis(5'-nucleosyl)-tetraphosphatase, which gives rise to MRREKSCGALVYRKKDDKKPELLLIKHRYGGHWSFPKGHVEAGENEVQTALREVNEETGLTIDLLDGFRECVEYYPKPNVKKQVVYFLGYAENDQVHKQDEEVSEVKWLDIDEALNAVTFKNDKNLICRAKSFLLEL